The nucleotide window CTGGGATCATAGAACACTCAGGTTGAGGTCTTTGCATGTTCCTCCCAGGAATACAATTAAgtgaaaaatcaaaaccaacatTCCTAAAAAACAGCTTAGAACATTGTTGACTAAACCCAGAAAAGAAATTATAAGCAACAGTTAAATTAGCCAAACTCCTCAAAGAACAGATTATATCTGATAACTCTCCAGAAAGCTGATTATGAGCCAAGTTAAGCACTTCTATATTCTGTAAACATGATAATGTATCAGGTAAATGACCCATCAATGAATTGAAACTCACATCAAGAACTTCCATCTCAGTAAAAAGTCCAACTCCTTCAGGTATACAACCAGTTAACTGATTATTCAGAAACAAAATCTCTTTGATCTTTGATCCCATGAAACCAAAACTAGCTGGAATATTTCCACTCAATTTGTTATTAGCTAAGTTTATCACAGAAGCAGGTGAATTACCTAAGTTTGTAGGTATTTCACCTTCAAACtcattgttgttgagaaatattGCATCAAGATTCTTGTTGAAAAGCTCTTGAGGTAATGAACCTGAGAAAGAGTTAAACCTAATATCCAAGTATATGAGACTTGGCATATATAAAGTAACCAAAGGAAAAGAACCTGAAAGTTGGTTATTACTTAGGTCTAACTCTTGAAGTGAAACAAGATCTTTGAATGTTTCAGGAACTGTTCCACTGAATCTGTTACTATTGAGATGAAGTAATGACATATCAGTGAGTAATGATAATTCTTGTACAAGTGTTCCTTCAAGGTTTGCATGGTTTAGATCTATTCCAGCAAGAACTACTGAAGTAGAAGCTGTTGTAGAAGTTATTCCATTTTCAGGATTTGCACAGAAGATTCCTTTATATGAACAT belongs to Medicago truncatula cultivar Jemalong A17 chromosome 6, MtrunA17r5.0-ANR, whole genome shotgun sequence and includes:
- the LOC11443099 gene encoding leucine-rich repeat extensin-like protein 4: MKNQNTIILVFLFLILHLATTKAGFGVGGSVGVGVGVGGGVVWGVGGGNSNQNPKSYESPTSKMESAYTVLQAWKSAITDDPLKILDSWNGSNVCSYKGIFCANPENGITSTTASTSVVLAGIDLNHANLEGTLVQELSLLTDMSLLHLNSNRFSGTVPETFKDLVSLQELDLSNNQLSGSFPLVTLYMPSLIYLDIRFNSFSGSLPQELFNKNLDAIFLNNNEFEGEIPTNLGNSPASVINLANNKLSGNIPASFGFMGSKIKEILFLNNQLTGCIPEGVGLFTEMEVLDVSFNSLMGHLPDTLSCLQNIEVLNLAHNQLSGELSDIICSLRSLANLTVAYNFFSGFSQQCSKLFFRNVGFDFSLNCIPGRNMQRPQPECSMIPGGSLSCLRIPTPKPLVCGSMSVSTSENARFSSQSHSHFSKSQSPP